From Leifsonia sp. fls2-241-R2A-40a, one genomic window encodes:
- a CDS encoding ROK family protein, with amino-acid sequence MPTDSPAAALYALAVDFGGTKVEAALVDVDGRLVDGSRHRRPTGRTATVPELEASVGGVVRAAFAALPADGRIVGVGIGSAGPIDRRQGLVSPLNVPHWRDYPMRDYVAGVAAELGLDVPVTLEMDGVAITLAEHWVGAAQGVDNVMGMVISTGIGGGLIVGGRVITGPTGNAGHIGHVEVGEIRGEDTFGSRYALEAMASGPHTVAWARREGFEGTTGEELAASYAAGEPVAHEAIARTGKAVGHAIASATALLDLELVAIGGGFSHATPDLFDHMRAVIEHHYFPFVRKVRIVPSALSSEGPLIGAAALIHRAHLLP; translated from the coding sequence GTGCCCACAGACTCCCCCGCCGCCGCCCTGTACGCCCTCGCCGTCGACTTCGGCGGGACCAAGGTCGAGGCCGCCCTCGTGGATGTGGACGGCCGGCTCGTCGACGGCTCGCGCCACCGCCGGCCCACCGGCCGCACGGCCACCGTCCCGGAGCTCGAAGCGTCGGTCGGAGGCGTCGTCCGCGCGGCATTCGCCGCCCTGCCCGCGGACGGTCGCATCGTCGGGGTCGGGATCGGCAGCGCCGGGCCGATCGACCGCCGTCAGGGCCTCGTCTCCCCGCTCAACGTCCCGCACTGGCGCGACTACCCGATGCGCGACTACGTCGCCGGCGTGGCCGCCGAGCTCGGGCTCGACGTCCCCGTCACCTTGGAGATGGACGGCGTCGCCATCACCCTCGCGGAGCACTGGGTGGGCGCCGCGCAGGGTGTCGACAACGTGATGGGGATGGTCATCTCCACCGGGATCGGCGGCGGCCTCATCGTGGGCGGTCGCGTGATCACGGGCCCGACCGGCAACGCCGGCCACATCGGTCACGTCGAGGTCGGTGAGATCCGCGGCGAGGACACGTTCGGCAGCCGCTACGCCCTGGAGGCGATGGCATCCGGCCCGCACACCGTCGCGTGGGCGCGGCGCGAAGGCTTCGAGGGCACGACGGGCGAGGAGCTCGCCGCCTCGTACGCCGCGGGCGAGCCGGTGGCGCACGAGGCGATCGCCCGCACGGGCAAGGCGGTCGGTCACGCGATCGCGTCGGCGACGGCGCTGCTCGACCTCGAGCTCGTCGCGATCGGCGGCGGGTTCTCCCACGCCACTCCGGACCTGTTCGACCACATGCGCGCCGTGATCGAGCACCACTACTTCCCGTTCGTCCGCAAGGTGCGCATCGTGCCGTCCGCCCTCTCCTCCGAGGGCCCGCTCATCGGCGCCGCCGCGCTCATCCACCGCGCGCACCTGCTGCCGTAG
- a CDS encoding MFS transporter: protein MAGDAPAAGARPLWHGRAIALVGILLIAANLRTAVAALSPIFAEIRTEFTVTSIDVGLLGMLPPVCFAVFGLIAPSFTRRLSLETLVVLSLGVILAGHLVRASATSFAVLAIGSAVTFAGMGVGNVLLPPLVKRYFPDRIGLVTSLYATVMSVSTLLPPLLAVPVADAAGWHVSVGMWALVSVLAILPWLRILITHRPAHPDSDVEVEKAQPAMAGRVWHSPLAWAMAVLFAVSSLNAYAMFAWLPQILHDVAGVPPAEAGALLSVYAGMGIPAGLLVPLLAARMRNVAVLIYAGVAFFIAGYLGLILAPAAATWLWVSFAGLGPLLFPLCLVLINVRTRTHAGSVALSGFTQGLGYTLGALGPLAVGVLHQLTGDWTLALLVLTGTVLAAAAAGAVAARPRYLED, encoded by the coding sequence ATGGCGGGGGACGCCCCGGCCGCCGGAGCGCGGCCGCTCTGGCACGGCCGCGCCATCGCCCTGGTCGGCATCCTGCTGATCGCGGCGAACCTGCGCACCGCCGTCGCCGCGCTCTCGCCGATCTTCGCCGAGATCCGCACCGAGTTCACCGTGACGAGCATCGACGTCGGCCTCCTCGGGATGCTGCCCCCGGTGTGCTTCGCCGTGTTCGGCCTGATCGCGCCCTCCTTCACCCGGCGATTGAGCCTCGAGACGCTGGTGGTGCTGTCCCTCGGCGTGATCCTCGCCGGTCACCTGGTGCGCGCGTCGGCGACCTCGTTCGCCGTGCTAGCCATCGGCTCGGCGGTCACCTTCGCCGGGATGGGCGTCGGCAACGTCCTGCTGCCCCCGCTGGTGAAGCGGTACTTCCCCGACCGCATCGGCCTGGTGACCTCGCTCTACGCGACCGTCATGTCCGTCTCCACGCTGCTGCCGCCGCTCCTCGCGGTGCCAGTGGCGGACGCGGCGGGATGGCACGTCTCGGTGGGCATGTGGGCGCTGGTGAGCGTGCTGGCGATCCTTCCCTGGCTGCGCATCCTGATCACGCACCGTCCGGCGCACCCGGACAGCGACGTGGAGGTCGAGAAGGCGCAGCCCGCGATGGCCGGGCGGGTGTGGCACTCGCCGCTCGCGTGGGCCATGGCGGTGCTGTTCGCCGTGTCGAGCCTGAACGCGTACGCCATGTTCGCTTGGCTGCCGCAGATCCTCCACGATGTAGCGGGCGTCCCGCCGGCGGAGGCGGGAGCGCTGCTGTCGGTGTACGCCGGGATGGGCATCCCGGCCGGGCTGCTCGTCCCGCTGCTGGCGGCGCGGATGCGGAACGTCGCCGTGCTCATCTACGCGGGCGTCGCGTTCTTCATCGCGGGCTATCTGGGGCTCATCCTGGCTCCGGCCGCGGCCACCTGGCTCTGGGTGTCCTTCGCCGGCCTCGGGCCGCTGCTGTTCCCGCTGTGCCTCGTGCTCATCAACGTGCGCACGCGGACGCACGCGGGGTCCGTCGCGCTCAGCGGCTTCACGCAGGGCCTCGGCTACACGCTCGGCGCGCTGGGGCCGCTCGCGGTCGGAGTCCTGCACCAGCTGACCGGCGACTGGACGCTCGCGCTGCTCGTGCTCACCGGCACCGTGCTGGCGGCGGCCGCCGCGGGCGCCGTCGCCGCGCGCCCCCGCTACCTCGAAGACTGA
- a CDS encoding bifunctional riboflavin kinase/FAD synthetase yields the protein MRVFHSVDEVPDGWGPSAVTIGKFDGVHTGHRAVIDRLRTVAAERGLTSTIITFDRNPLQVLAPAKCPPSLVSNEQKLDLLAATGVDATLMVAFDRALAGLDPEEFVHRILVDRLHAAVVLVGSDFRFGARGAGDVALLRRLGEKYGFEVELIDDVRPEHGRRVSSTWIRELLADGEVGHATELLGSAPTVRGLVVHGAARGRELGFPTANLSPQSEGLIPADGVYAGWLTDAGERYPAAISVGNNPTFEGVPHKQVEAYVLDRELDLYDHTVEVSFVARIRGMVAYTGIEPLIAQIADDVEQARRILGAERSPRPAADADELS from the coding sequence GTGAGGGTCTTCCACTCGGTCGACGAGGTGCCGGATGGATGGGGCCCGAGCGCCGTCACCATCGGCAAGTTCGACGGCGTCCACACCGGGCACCGTGCCGTGATCGACCGGTTGCGCACGGTCGCCGCCGAGCGCGGACTCACCTCGACCATCATCACGTTCGACCGCAACCCGCTCCAGGTGCTGGCGCCCGCGAAGTGCCCGCCGTCGCTGGTGAGCAACGAGCAGAAGCTCGACCTGCTGGCCGCGACCGGTGTCGACGCGACACTCATGGTCGCCTTCGACCGCGCCCTCGCCGGCCTCGACCCCGAGGAGTTCGTGCACCGCATCCTCGTCGACCGCCTGCACGCCGCGGTCGTGCTGGTGGGCAGCGACTTCCGGTTCGGCGCGCGCGGCGCCGGCGACGTGGCGTTGCTGCGCCGGCTGGGCGAGAAGTACGGCTTCGAGGTGGAGCTCATCGACGACGTGCGCCCGGAGCACGGCCGGCGGGTCTCGTCCACCTGGATCCGCGAGCTGCTCGCCGACGGCGAGGTCGGGCACGCGACCGAGCTGCTCGGCTCGGCGCCGACGGTCCGCGGGCTCGTGGTGCACGGAGCCGCGCGCGGCCGCGAACTCGGCTTCCCGACGGCGAACCTCTCGCCGCAATCGGAGGGTCTGATCCCCGCCGATGGCGTGTATGCCGGCTGGCTGACGGACGCGGGGGAGCGGTACCCGGCCGCCATCTCGGTCGGCAACAACCCGACCTTCGAGGGCGTGCCGCACAAGCAGGTCGAGGCCTACGTGCTCGACCGCGAGCTCGACCTGTACGACCACACGGTGGAGGTCTCGTTCGTCGCGCGCATCCGCGGCATGGTCGCCTACACGGGCATCGAGCCGTTGATCGCCCAGATCGCCGACGATGTGGAGCAGGCGCGCCGCATCCTGGGCGCCGAACGTTCCCCGCGCCCCGCTGCCGACGCCGACGAGCTCTCCTGA
- the truB gene encoding tRNA pseudouridine(55) synthase TruB, with protein MTGSGLILVDKPAGMTSHDVVSRVRRAAGTRKVGHAGTLDPMATGLLILGINSSTRLLTYVVGADKEYLATIRLGASSTTDDAEGDLGEPAAQSQLDAVTEAAIDAGIAQLTGEIEQVPSSVSAIKVDGKRAYARVRAGEQVELRARAVTVAEFERIATRRADGAIDLDVRVVCSSGTYIRSLARDLGAGLGVGGHLTALRRTRVGPYDVRDAHDLATLDADAALIPAADAAGRLFERLDLTEEQAIDLTHGRRIHLADREGPGGQPVAAIAPSGALVGLIEFRGKEARTLVNFPTDEAVGPAVGGA; from the coding sequence ATGACCGGGAGCGGACTCATCCTGGTCGACAAGCCCGCGGGCATGACCAGCCACGACGTCGTGTCGCGCGTGCGCAGGGCGGCGGGCACGCGCAAGGTGGGCCACGCCGGGACGCTCGACCCGATGGCGACCGGCCTGCTCATCCTCGGCATCAACTCGTCCACCCGGCTGCTGACGTACGTCGTCGGCGCCGACAAGGAGTACCTGGCGACCATCCGTCTCGGCGCATCGTCGACCACGGACGACGCCGAGGGCGACCTGGGCGAGCCGGCCGCGCAGTCGCAGCTGGATGCGGTGACCGAAGCGGCGATCGACGCCGGGATCGCGCAGCTCACCGGCGAGATCGAGCAGGTGCCGAGCTCCGTCAGCGCGATCAAGGTCGACGGCAAGCGCGCCTACGCCCGCGTGCGCGCCGGCGAGCAGGTCGAGCTGCGGGCGCGAGCGGTCACGGTGGCGGAGTTCGAGCGGATCGCCACCCGCCGCGCCGACGGGGCGATCGACCTCGACGTGCGCGTCGTCTGCTCGTCGGGCACGTACATCCGGTCCCTGGCCCGCGACCTTGGTGCAGGCCTCGGAGTGGGCGGCCACCTGACCGCCCTGCGACGCACGCGCGTCGGCCCCTACGACGTGCGCGACGCGCACGACCTCGCTACGCTCGATGCGGACGCGGCGCTGATCCCCGCGGCGGACGCCGCCGGACGGCTGTTCGAGCGGCTGGACCTCACCGAGGAGCAGGCGATCGACCTGACCCACGGGCGCCGCATCCACCTCGCCGACCGGGAGGGACCGGGCGGTCAGCCGGTCGCCGCCATCGCGCCGTCCGGGGCGCTTGTGGGGCTGATCGAGTTCCGCGGAAAGGAAGCCAGGACGCTCGTGAACTTCCCCACGGACGAAGCGGTCGGCCCGGCGGTCGGCGGCGCATGA
- a CDS encoding TetR/AcrR family transcriptional regulator, with the protein MTDKISERIPSAERREQILEAASRVFGERGYFGATTDQIAKAAGISQPYVVRMFGGKENLFVGVLSRSLERLLVAFTSTLEQWKAEGSPESPSKLDSAFVSTAHGEIGRRLGLAYVNLIEDRGLLLSLMQAFSMGQDPTIGAKARDGFLAIYRLLRDEAGFAPEEVRSFLAEGMLLNTLLGLRLPDEYERDEAATELLECTFRTKLDLVLHVSAENVQAGAAGTVA; encoded by the coding sequence GTGACGGACAAGATCAGCGAGAGGATCCCGTCGGCCGAGCGCCGCGAGCAGATCCTCGAAGCCGCCAGCCGGGTCTTCGGCGAGCGCGGCTACTTCGGGGCGACGACCGACCAGATCGCGAAGGCCGCGGGCATCAGCCAGCCCTACGTGGTGCGGATGTTCGGCGGCAAGGAGAACCTGTTCGTCGGCGTGCTGTCGCGATCGCTGGAGCGTCTGCTCGTCGCCTTCACCAGCACACTCGAGCAGTGGAAGGCCGAGGGTTCGCCCGAGTCCCCGTCGAAGCTCGACAGCGCCTTCGTCTCCACCGCGCACGGCGAGATCGGACGTCGGCTCGGCCTGGCGTACGTGAACCTGATCGAGGACCGCGGTCTCCTGCTGTCGCTGATGCAGGCGTTCAGCATGGGCCAGGACCCGACCATCGGCGCGAAGGCGCGCGACGGCTTCCTGGCGATCTACCGGCTGCTGCGCGACGAGGCGGGGTTCGCACCGGAGGAGGTGCGCTCGTTCCTCGCGGAAGGGATGCTGCTGAACACCCTGCTCGGACTCCGGCTCCCCGACGAGTACGAGCGCGACGAGGCGGCCACCGAGCTCCTCGAGTGCACCTTCCGCACCAAGCTCGACTTGGTGCTCCACGTCTCGGCCGAGAACGTCCAGGCCGGCGCCGCCGGAACGGTCGCATGA
- a CDS encoding DHA2 family efflux MFS transporter permease subunit has protein sequence MSAPLATTAAPRRAGARRIPVWLAIVAASLPMFMATLDNLVVTSALPVIAKDLTASIEELQWVVNAYTLTFATLMLMAVGLGDRLGRRSVFLAGIAVFTLASAAAALATEPWQLIAARAIQGAGAAALLPLSLTLLAGSVSARLRPAAIGIWGGISGLGVALGPLIGGAVVQGWNWQAIFWLNVPLGVIAFPLALFALPNSFGERVRADVVGLLLAAPGVLGVVFAIVRGNDAGWGSAEVLVPLIAGAALLVAFALWESRAKAPLLPLRLFRDRSFTVANLVGVTFSFGIFGAIFILIQFLQVVQGHTPLEAGVMTMPWTLAPMVVAPLTGLLSPRTGTRLPVVVGLVLLAVSMGWIAATLSATLPYSGMWPPFLLAGIGMGLVFAPSSTAVLANMRPADHAKASGTNSTLREVGVALGVAVLTAVFTGAGGTLTPTGYVDAAVPAVWVGAGVLGAAAVIALALPGKRAAARLAAASAAPESPAEAAVDALAAAEPAPVLAD, from the coding sequence ATGTCCGCTCCCCTCGCCACCACCGCCGCCCCACGGCGTGCAGGCGCCCGCCGCATCCCGGTCTGGCTGGCGATCGTCGCCGCCTCGCTGCCGATGTTCATGGCCACCCTCGACAACCTGGTCGTCACCAGCGCGCTGCCGGTGATCGCGAAAGACCTCACCGCCTCCATCGAGGAGCTGCAGTGGGTCGTCAACGCCTACACTCTGACCTTCGCGACCCTGATGCTGATGGCGGTCGGACTCGGCGACCGGCTCGGCCGGCGCTCGGTGTTCCTCGCCGGCATCGCCGTCTTCACCCTCGCCAGCGCCGCGGCCGCCCTCGCCACCGAGCCGTGGCAGCTCATCGCCGCACGCGCCATCCAGGGCGCCGGGGCCGCCGCGCTCCTCCCCCTGTCGCTGACCCTCCTCGCCGGCAGCGTGAGCGCACGCCTCCGCCCCGCCGCGATCGGCATCTGGGGCGGGATCTCGGGTCTCGGCGTCGCCCTCGGCCCGCTGATCGGCGGCGCCGTGGTCCAGGGATGGAACTGGCAGGCGATCTTCTGGCTGAACGTCCCGCTCGGCGTCATCGCGTTCCCGCTCGCCCTGTTCGCGCTGCCCAACAGCTTCGGGGAGCGGGTGCGCGCCGACGTCGTCGGACTGCTGCTCGCCGCCCCCGGCGTCCTCGGCGTCGTGTTCGCCATCGTGCGCGGGAACGACGCCGGCTGGGGCAGCGCGGAGGTGCTCGTCCCGCTGATCGCGGGAGCCGCCCTGCTCGTCGCGTTCGCGCTCTGGGAGTCCCGGGCGAAGGCCCCACTGCTCCCACTCCGGCTGTTCCGCGACCGCAGCTTCACCGTCGCCAACCTGGTGGGCGTCACCTTCAGCTTCGGCATCTTCGGGGCGATCTTCATCCTGATCCAGTTCCTCCAGGTCGTGCAGGGTCACACTCCGCTCGAGGCGGGCGTGATGACCATGCCGTGGACGCTGGCGCCGATGGTCGTGGCACCGCTCACCGGGCTGTTGTCGCCGCGGACGGGCACCCGCCTCCCGGTCGTCGTGGGACTGGTGCTGCTGGCGGTCTCGATGGGCTGGATCGCCGCCACCCTCTCCGCGACACTGCCCTACTCGGGGATGTGGCCGCCGTTCCTCCTGGCCGGCATCGGCATGGGCCTGGTCTTCGCGCCGAGCTCCACCGCGGTGCTCGCCAACATGCGCCCGGCCGACCACGCGAAGGCGTCGGGCACCAACTCCACCCTCCGGGAGGTCGGTGTCGCCCTAGGCGTCGCCGTGCTCACGGCGGTGTTCACCGGCGCAGGCGGGACGCTGACCCCGACGGGCTACGTGGATGCCGCGGTCCCGGCCGTGTGGGTCGGAGCCGGTGTGCTCGGCGCGGCCGCCGTGATCGCGCTGGCGCTGCCGGGCAAGCGGGCCGCTGCACGGCTGGCGGCAGCGTCCGCCGCGCCCGAGTCGCCGGCCGAGGCCGCCGTCGACGCCCTCGCCGCCGCGGAGCCGGCGCCCGTCCTCGCCGACTGA
- a CDS encoding 2-dehydropantoate 2-reductase, giving the protein MRIGVIGAGAIGGTIAALLDRVGHLVEVTARGEQLAAIRESGLRLDGGWGTHTARVAAAETLQTAPELAFVCTKAQDAPAAIAANAALLEGITVVIVQNGLAGLREAVELLPDSTCVGALALYAASYLSPGRVSVTTTANTYLGAGDGPPPPAAVEAARILDAAMPAHAIDNFSGAQWTKLIVNQINALPAVTGLSAQQVLGDRRLRPIVTASLQEATRVGYARGVRFGSIQGLDDRILRVVARAPRWAAQAVPLLMKRRMGATPNPGSTLQSIRRGQLTEIDYLNGAVVDEARSAGIEAPINAAITGLVHEVERTGAFLTPDAVAERMRPLLAA; this is encoded by the coding sequence GTGCGTATCGGCGTGATCGGAGCGGGAGCCATCGGCGGAACCATCGCGGCGCTGCTGGACCGCGTCGGGCACCTCGTCGAAGTCACGGCCCGCGGGGAACAGCTCGCCGCCATCCGCGAATCGGGGCTGCGGCTCGACGGAGGCTGGGGCACGCACACCGCGCGGGTCGCCGCCGCCGAGACGCTGCAGACCGCTCCCGAGCTGGCGTTCGTGTGCACGAAGGCTCAGGATGCACCGGCGGCGATCGCCGCGAACGCCGCCCTCCTCGAGGGCATCACCGTCGTCATCGTGCAGAACGGTCTCGCCGGGCTGCGCGAGGCCGTCGAGCTGCTGCCGGACTCCACGTGCGTCGGCGCCCTGGCGCTGTATGCCGCGAGCTACCTCTCCCCCGGCCGGGTCTCGGTCACCACGACGGCGAACACGTACCTCGGCGCCGGCGACGGTCCCCCGCCGCCCGCCGCGGTGGAAGCCGCGCGCATCCTCGACGCCGCCATGCCCGCCCACGCGATCGACAACTTCAGCGGTGCCCAGTGGACCAAGCTCATCGTCAACCAGATCAACGCGCTCCCCGCCGTCACCGGACTCAGCGCCCAGCAGGTGCTCGGCGACCGGCGGCTGCGGCCCATCGTCACCGCGAGCCTCCAGGAGGCCACCCGGGTCGGCTACGCGCGCGGGGTTCGCTTCGGCAGCATCCAGGGCCTCGACGACCGCATCCTCCGCGTCGTCGCCCGCGCACCCCGCTGGGCCGCGCAGGCGGTGCCGCTGCTGATGAAGCGCAGGATGGGCGCAACGCCGAACCCCGGTTCCACGCTGCAGAGCATCCGCCGCGGTCAGCTCACCGAGATCGACTACCTCAACGGCGCCGTGGTGGACGAGGCCCGGAGCGCAGGGATCGAGGCCCCGATCAATGCCGCGATCACCGGCCTCGTGCACGAGGTGGAGCGGACGGGCGCCTTCCTGACGCCGGATGCGGTCGCCGAACGGATGCGGCCCCTGCTCGCCGCGTGA
- a CDS encoding A/G-specific adenine glycosylase has protein sequence MHDFAGTVVAWYHANRRDLPWRRDGFTAWGTLVSEFMLQQTPVSRVIPRLEEWLTRWPTPTDLAAVPPGEAVRAWQSLGYPRRALWLHAAAVAITEQHGGVVPEDVDALLALPGIGDYTARAVAVFAYGNRHPVVDTNIRRVIARAVDGQAEPGPPSARRDLAAMEALLPDDRPAAAAFNAGMMELGAIVCVARSPRCEVCPLADRCAWRQAGYPPYDGPRKAVQKRYEGSDRQVRGRILAELRASHIPVTATELETVWPDPAQRDRALAGLLADGLAVAAEGGYTLP, from the coding sequence ATGCACGACTTCGCCGGGACGGTGGTGGCCTGGTACCACGCCAACCGGCGCGACCTGCCGTGGCGGCGCGACGGCTTCACCGCCTGGGGCACGCTGGTCAGCGAGTTCATGCTGCAGCAGACCCCCGTGTCCCGGGTCATCCCGCGGCTCGAGGAGTGGCTCACCCGGTGGCCGACCCCGACCGACCTGGCGGCGGTCCCTCCCGGCGAGGCGGTGCGCGCCTGGCAGTCGCTCGGCTACCCGCGACGCGCCCTCTGGCTGCACGCCGCAGCCGTCGCCATCACCGAGCAGCACGGCGGTGTCGTGCCGGAAGATGTGGATGCGCTCCTCGCGCTCCCGGGCATCGGCGACTACACCGCCCGCGCGGTGGCGGTGTTCGCCTACGGCAACCGGCACCCGGTGGTGGACACGAACATCCGGCGCGTCATCGCCCGGGCCGTCGACGGCCAGGCGGAGCCCGGGCCGCCCAGCGCCCGGCGCGACCTCGCCGCGATGGAGGCGCTGCTGCCCGACGACCGTCCGGCCGCCGCCGCGTTCAACGCCGGGATGATGGAACTGGGCGCGATCGTCTGCGTCGCCCGCTCGCCGCGGTGCGAGGTGTGCCCGCTCGCGGACCGCTGCGCCTGGCGGCAGGCCGGCTACCCGCCCTACGACGGGCCGCGCAAAGCGGTGCAGAAGCGGTACGAGGGCAGCGACCGGCAGGTGCGCGGCCGCATCCTCGCGGAACTGCGCGCGTCGCACATCCCGGTCACCGCCACCGAGCTCGAAACGGTCTGGCCCGACCCCGCCCAGCGCGATCGTGCCCTCGCCGGCCTGCTGGCCGACGGCCTGGCCGTAGCCGCCGAAGGCGGCTACACCCTCCCCTGA
- a CDS encoding YciI family protein, protein MYAVSFYDADPEAGPEHFQRLVETYPRHRAYLDEFAKGGEVLMIGTFGDPATQGSMAIFRSREAAERFRDGDPFYTEGLVHRSRILDWDPLLFAER, encoded by the coding sequence ATGTACGCCGTCTCGTTCTACGACGCCGACCCCGAGGCCGGCCCGGAGCACTTCCAGCGTCTCGTGGAGACGTATCCGCGGCATCGCGCCTATCTCGACGAGTTCGCGAAGGGCGGCGAGGTGCTGATGATCGGCACGTTCGGCGACCCGGCCACGCAGGGATCCATGGCGATCTTCCGTTCGCGGGAGGCCGCCGAGCGCTTCCGCGACGGCGACCCGTTCTACACCGAGGGACTCGTGCACCGTTCGCGCATCCTCGACTGGGATCCGCTGCTCTTCGCCGAGCGCTGA
- the rbfA gene encoding 30S ribosome-binding factor RbfA, producing the protein MADPARARKLADRIKEIVAKRLDRGLRDPRLGFVTITDVQVTGDLQHATVFYTVYGTEQEREDSAAALTAATGMLRSEVGKNITARLTPTLVFQLDAIPENAAHIEDLLREARERDTEVAGLAATAAYAGDEDPYVKPRTDEDDEDDEDEAEGSER; encoded by the coding sequence ATGGCTGATCCGGCACGCGCGAGGAAGCTCGCGGACAGGATCAAGGAGATCGTCGCCAAGCGCCTCGATCGCGGCCTGCGCGACCCGCGCCTGGGGTTCGTGACCATCACGGACGTGCAGGTGACCGGCGACCTGCAGCACGCCACCGTCTTCTACACGGTGTACGGCACCGAGCAGGAGCGCGAGGACAGCGCTGCGGCGCTCACCGCGGCGACCGGGATGCTGCGCAGCGAGGTGGGCAAGAACATCACCGCCCGCCTGACGCCGACACTGGTGTTCCAGCTGGACGCGATCCCGGAGAACGCGGCCCACATCGAGGACCTGCTGCGGGAGGCGCGCGAGCGCGATACCGAGGTGGCAGGACTAGCTGCGACGGCGGCGTACGCCGGCGACGAGGACCCGTACGTCAAGCCGCGCACCGACGAGGACGACGAGGACGACGAGGACGAGGCCGAGGGTTCGGAGCGCTGA